The Curtobacterium sp. MCSS17_015 genomic sequence CGCGGAGAACCCGCACGCCGCCCTGCAGGTGTACTGGCGCGAGACGATGCAGCAGCTCCGCTTCGAGGGCCGCGCCGTGCAGCTCTCCGACGCGGAGTCCGACGCGCTCTTCGCCGACCGGTCGCCGAAGTCGCGCGCCGCCACGGCCGTCGCCGACCAGTCCGCGGTGCTCGAGCCACGGACGCTGCAGGACCTCATCGACGACGCGAACGTGCTGCTCGACGAGTCCGACGACGACGTCCCGCGCCCGGCCGGCTGGGTCGCGTGGCGCCTCGAGCCCGACCTCGTCGAGTTCTGGCACGGCAGCCGCGACCGGATGCACCGCCGCCTGCAG encodes the following:
- a CDS encoding pyridoxal 5'-phosphate synthase, whose amino-acid sequence is MSSSLSGDDSLLLPEFDAPPADPLDLARTWLGQAGEHEVSEPLSMTLATAGADGRVGARTVDVKRIDDRGLVFGTSTLSPKGRQLAENPHAALQVYWRETMQQLRFEGRAVQLSDAESDALFADRSPKSRAATAVADQSAVLEPRTLQDLIDDANVLLDESDDDVPRPAGWVAWRLEPDLVEFWHGSRDRMHRRLQYARAHGDWSATRLQP